The following are from one region of the Carassius gibelio isolate Cgi1373 ecotype wild population from Czech Republic chromosome A13, carGib1.2-hapl.c, whole genome shotgun sequence genome:
- the LOC128026243 gene encoding regulator of G-protein signaling 17 isoform X2, with protein MRKRQQGRIEGPPQAPGHPRPNTCCLCWCGCCKCLWYTPSFIMFCCKHLLAWNEDRRERSERQTCTKMDSIEATEEQHPTLDEVIAWSRSFEMMMRSPEGRDVFREFLRSEYSEENLMFWMACEELKKETNSSAIDEKARIIYEDYVSILSPKEVSLDSRVREVINQSLDEPSGTMYEEAQLQIYTLMHRDSFPRFLNSSVYRDLLNSKRACLDT; from the exons ATGAGGAAAAGGCAGCAGGGACGCATTGAAGGACCCCCACAGGCACCTGGTCACCCGAGGCCCAACACCTGCTGTCTGTGCTGGTGTGGATGCTGCAAATGCCTCTGGTACACCCCATCCTTCATTATGTTCTGCTGTAAACATCTACTTGCATG GAATGAAGACAGAAGGGAACGCTCAGAGAGGCAAACATGTACAAAGATGGATAGCATAGAAGCGACAGAGGAACA GCATCCCACACTGGATGAGGTGATTGCCTGGTCACGGAGCTTTGAGATGATGATGCGCTCTCCAGAGGGGAGGGATGTTTTCCGGGAGTTCTTGCGGTCCGAGTACAGCGAAGAGAACCTGATGTTCTGGATGGCCTGTGAGGAACTGAAGAAAGAAACCAACTCATCTGCTATCGATGAAAAAGCCAGGATCATTTATGAAGACTACGTCTCCATTCTTTCGCCAAAAGAG GTCAGCTTGGATTCACGGGTGAGGGAAGTCATCAACCAAAGCCTGGACGAACCCAGCGGTACGATGTATGAGGAGGCCCAGCTTCAGATCTACACCCTCATGCACAGAGACTCCTTCCCCCGATTTCTCAACTCATCTGTTTACAGGGATCTCCTTAACAGCAAGAGGGCCTGCTTAGACACCTAG
- the LOC128026243 gene encoding regulator of G-protein signaling 17 isoform X3, which yields MPQSVSGVEMRKRQQGRIEGPPQAPGHPRPNTCCLCWCGCCKCLWNEDRRERSERQTCTKMDSIEATEEQHPTLDEVIAWSRSFEMMMRSPEGRDVFREFLRSEYSEENLMFWMACEELKKETNSSAIDEKARIIYEDYVSILSPKEVSLDSRVREVINQSLDEPSGTMYEEAQLQIYTLMHRDSFPRFLNSSVYRDLLNSKRACLDT from the exons ATG CCGCAGAGTGTGAGTGGAGTTGAAATGAGGAAAAGGCAGCAGGGACGCATTGAAGGACCCCCACAGGCACCTGGTCACCCGAGGCCCAACACCTGCTGTCTGTGCTGGTGTGGATGCTGCAAATGCCTCTG GAATGAAGACAGAAGGGAACGCTCAGAGAGGCAAACATGTACAAAGATGGATAGCATAGAAGCGACAGAGGAACA GCATCCCACACTGGATGAGGTGATTGCCTGGTCACGGAGCTTTGAGATGATGATGCGCTCTCCAGAGGGGAGGGATGTTTTCCGGGAGTTCTTGCGGTCCGAGTACAGCGAAGAGAACCTGATGTTCTGGATGGCCTGTGAGGAACTGAAGAAAGAAACCAACTCATCTGCTATCGATGAAAAAGCCAGGATCATTTATGAAGACTACGTCTCCATTCTTTCGCCAAAAGAG GTCAGCTTGGATTCACGGGTGAGGGAAGTCATCAACCAAAGCCTGGACGAACCCAGCGGTACGATGTATGAGGAGGCCCAGCTTCAGATCTACACCCTCATGCACAGAGACTCCTTCCCCCGATTTCTCAACTCATCTGTTTACAGGGATCTCCTTAACAGCAAGAGGGCCTGCTTAGACACCTAG
- the LOC128026243 gene encoding regulator of G-protein signaling 17 isoform X1, whose protein sequence is MPQSVSGVEMRKRQQGRIEGPPQAPGHPRPNTCCLCWCGCCKCLWYTPSFIMFCCKHLLAWNEDRRERSERQTCTKMDSIEATEEQHPTLDEVIAWSRSFEMMMRSPEGRDVFREFLRSEYSEENLMFWMACEELKKETNSSAIDEKARIIYEDYVSILSPKEVSLDSRVREVINQSLDEPSGTMYEEAQLQIYTLMHRDSFPRFLNSSVYRDLLNSKRACLDT, encoded by the exons ATG CCGCAGAGTGTGAGTGGAGTTGAAATGAGGAAAAGGCAGCAGGGACGCATTGAAGGACCCCCACAGGCACCTGGTCACCCGAGGCCCAACACCTGCTGTCTGTGCTGGTGTGGATGCTGCAAATGCCTCTGGTACACCCCATCCTTCATTATGTTCTGCTGTAAACATCTACTTGCATG GAATGAAGACAGAAGGGAACGCTCAGAGAGGCAAACATGTACAAAGATGGATAGCATAGAAGCGACAGAGGAACA GCATCCCACACTGGATGAGGTGATTGCCTGGTCACGGAGCTTTGAGATGATGATGCGCTCTCCAGAGGGGAGGGATGTTTTCCGGGAGTTCTTGCGGTCCGAGTACAGCGAAGAGAACCTGATGTTCTGGATGGCCTGTGAGGAACTGAAGAAAGAAACCAACTCATCTGCTATCGATGAAAAAGCCAGGATCATTTATGAAGACTACGTCTCCATTCTTTCGCCAAAAGAG GTCAGCTTGGATTCACGGGTGAGGGAAGTCATCAACCAAAGCCTGGACGAACCCAGCGGTACGATGTATGAGGAGGCCCAGCTTCAGATCTACACCCTCATGCACAGAGACTCCTTCCCCCGATTTCTCAACTCATCTGTTTACAGGGATCTCCTTAACAGCAAGAGGGCCTGCTTAGACACCTAG
- the LOC128026245 gene encoding mitogen-activated protein kinase kinase kinase 21-like isoform X2, producing MDVPQAVFPNGEGRLSLQDHVWTESSSSGAWAHSAPLCPRSLWTAVFDYEASGEDELSLRRGDVVEVLSKDAAISGDEGWWTGKINHRVGIFPSNYVTYQPVIYRAVGGRKSDPSAPVRIPFSELVLQEIIGVGGFGKVYRGTWKDQEVAVKAARQDPDEDIKATADSVKQEAKLFSMLQHPNIIKLEGVCLEEPNLCLVMEYARGGTLNRALTGRRIPPHILVNWAVQIARGMQYLHEETVVPIIHRDLKSSNILLLETIENDDIGRKTLKITDFGLAREWHKTTKMSAAGTYSWMAPEVIKCSLFSKGSDVWSYGVLLWELLTGEVPYRGIDGLAVAYGVAVNKLTLPIPSTCPEPFARLMEECWDQDPHIRPSFASILEQLTAIEEAVMATMPQDSFHSMQEDWRVEIQEMFDELRTKEKELRSREEELTRAALQQKSQEELLKRREQQLAEREINVLERELNILIFQLNKDKPNVKKRKGKFKRSRLKLKDGNRISLPSDFQHKITVQASPTMDKRRSLNSTNSSPPSSPTLIPRLRAIQLTLDESNRTWGRSTNYKPEEFEDVKKGFKKKGRTWGPSSVQTKERGNCAERVRPLSDGSSPWSTSLMKAQKSVPLAALFAEQGTNKGEVCSADGSDNKPKQLKFPNQVYIDLPLWKDEQGESQGPAGGGESQEDPTTSTSSTSTTPQHTPTNSLKRTTTRRRTDTVLYGCASILASVALGFDLREVCKSAANEESELREEKKKREGLFQRATRFRRSTSPPGGRTHKDEVTAGPVNLLAMSSISECNSTKCLLQSDFEGSGYNPMNETPASNSQTHQHTDTSDVLPSAPVQDHTSGSNSRLRRKKSSPAVCQTINGNSNFQASPPDSSTTSLKKKADREPAQEKQAPGEPVSRPRPLSLRSKPHSWGLLKNRNKSYSLGHYSGGKSAQNLDMVLPSEVKMGCSLLDMDTEGQKRDCTVPLCRIQSSPSRLSVFALENEFLS from the exons ATGGATGTTCCCCAGGCCGTTTTCCCAAACGGTGAGGGGCGCCTGAGCCTCCAAGACCATGTCTGGACGGAGTCCTCCAGCTCGGGGGCTTGGGCTCACTCTGCCCCCTTGTGTCCCCGCTCGCTCTGGACCGCGGTGTTTGACTACGAGGCCAGCGGGGAGGACGAGCTCAGCCTGCGGCGAGGAGACGTGGTGGAGGTCCTGTCTAAGGACGCAGCCATATCAGGAGACGAAGGCTGGTGGACTGGGAAGATCAACCATCGCGTGGGCATCTTCCCATCTAATTATGTTACTTACCAACCAGTCATTTATAGAGCGGTAGGGGGTCGCAAGAGTGACCCGTCCGCCCCTGTCCGGATACCATTCTCTGAACTTGTTCTACAAGAAATCATCGGCGTCGGTGGGTTTGGCAAAGTCTACCGGGGGACCTGGAAGGACCAGGAGGTCGCAGTGAAGGCAGCTCGACAGGACCCCGACGAGGACATTAAAGCGACTGCAGACAGTGTTAAACAAGAAGCTAAACTTTTCTCGATGCTTCAGCATCCTAATATTATTAAACTAGAAGGGGTGTGCTTGGAGGAACCTAACCTGTGTCTGGTCATGGAGTATGCCCGAGGAGGGACTCTGAACCGCGCTTTGACGGGGAGAAGGATCCCCCCTCATATCCTCGTGAACTGGGCCGTCCAGATCGCCAGAGGCATGCAGTATCTCCATGAGGAGACCGTGGTTCCCATTATTCACCGAGACCTCAAATCCAGCAACA ttttattacttGAAACAATTGAGAATGATGACATTGGTCGAAAAACCCTGAAGATCACTGACTTTGGCCTGGCCCGTGAGTGGCACAAAACAACCAAAATGAGTGCAGCTGGCACTTATTCCTGGATGGCTCCTGAGGTCATCAAGTGCTCTCTGTTTTCCAAAGGGAGTGATGTCTGGAG CTATGGAGTCCTCCTTTGGGAATTACTGACTGGAGAGGTTCCTTACCGTGGCATTGACGGTTTGGCAGTTGCCTATGGAGTGGCTGTTAACAAATTAACCCTTCCCATTCCATCTACCTGTCCCGAGCCATTTGCCAGGCTCATGGAGG AATGCTGGGACCAGGATCCGCACATCCGTCCGTCCTTTGCTTCCATCTTGGAGCAGCTGACTGCCATCGAGGAGGCTGTGATGGCCACCATGCCGCAGGACTCCTTCCACTCAATGCAGGAGGACTGGAGAGTGGAGATTCAAGAAATGTTTGATGAGCTACGCACTAAAGAAAAG GAGCTTCGTTCACGTGAGGAGGAGCTGACACGAGCAGCCCTTCAGCAGAAGTCTCAAGAAGAGCTGTTGAAGAGGAGGGAACAGCAGCTGGCCGAGCGGGAAATTAATGTGCTTGAGCGCGAGCTCAACATCCTCATATTCCAACTCAACAAGGACAAGCCCAATGTTAAAAAACGAAAGGGCAAGTTCAAACGCAGTCGCCTCAAGCTCAAAGATGGCAACCGCATCAGCTTACCCTCAG ATTTTCAGCATAAAATCACAGTTCAGGCTTCTCCGACTATGGACAAGAGAAGAAGCCTCAACAGCACCAACTCCAGCCCTCCCAGCAGCCCTACACTGATCCCTCGCCTCAGAGCCATTCAGT TGACCCTGGATGAGAGCAACAGGACATGGGGTCGAAGCACCAATTACAAACCCGAGGAGTTTGAAGATGTTAAGAAAGGGTTTAAGAAGAAGGGCCGCACTTGGGGACCAAGCTCTGTGCAGACCAAGGAAAGAGGAAATTGTGCTGAAAG agtTCGACCTCTTTCAGATGGAAGCAGTCCTTGGTCCACTAGTCTTATGAAGGCCCAGAAATCTGTTCCTTTGGCTGCATTATTTGCAGAGCAGG GAACCAATAAAGGTGAAGTATGCTCTGCTGATGGATCTGACAACAAACCAAAGCAACTGAAGTTCCCCAACCAGGTATATATTGATCTACCTCTGTGGAAAGATGAACAGGGTGAGAGCCAGGGGCCGGCTGGTGGAGGTGAGAGCCAGGAAGACCCAACAACATCCACCAGTTCCACCAGCACCACACCGCAGCACACACCCACCAACAGCCTGAAGCGCACCACCACACGCCGGCGCACAGACACTGTTCTCTATGGCTGTGCCTCCATCCTTGCATCTGTCGCCCTCGGCTTCGACCTGCGAGAGGTTTGTAAGAGTGCTGCTAATGAGGAATCAGAGCTACGTGAGGAGAAGAAAAAACGAGAGGGCCTGTTTCAGCGGGCCACCCGTTTCCGCCGCAGCACCAGCCCCCCCGGTGGCCGCACCCACAAGGATGAGGTTACCGCAGGACCCGTAAACCTACTCGCCATGTCATCGATTTCTGAGTGCAACTCCACCAAGTGCCTCCTGCAGTCAGATTTTGAGGGGTCTGGGTATAACCCAATGAACGAGACTCCAGCTAGCAATTCCCAGACACATCAGCATACAGACACTAGTGATGTTCTTCCCTCAGCCCCTGTGCAAGATCATACTTCTGGATCCAACTCTCGACTTAGGAGAAAGAAGTCAAGCCCTGCTGTGTGTCAGACCA TTAATGGCAACAGTAACTTCCAGGCCAGTCCACCTGATTCCTCCACCACTTCCCTGAAAAAGAAGGCTGACAGAGAGCCTGCTCAAGAGAAGCAAGCCCCCGGGGAACCAGTATCTAGACCCAGGCCGCTTTCCCTTAGAAGCAAACCTCACTCCTGGGGTCTTCTAAAGAACCGCAATAAGAGCTATTCTCTCGGGCACTACTCTGGGGGGAAGAGTGCCCAAAACCTGGACATGGTCCTCCCCTCGGAGGTCAAAATGGGCTGCTCTTTGCTGGATATGGACACAGAGGGTCAAAAACGAGACTGCACAGTTCCCCTCTGTCGAATACAGAGCTCACCAAGTAGACTATCTGTCTTTGCACTGGAGAATGAGTTTTTATCCTGA
- the LOC128026245 gene encoding mitogen-activated protein kinase kinase kinase 21-like isoform X1, with protein MDVPQAVFPNGEGRLSLQDHVWTESSSSGAWAHSAPLCPRSLWTAVFDYEASGEDELSLRRGDVVEVLSKDAAISGDEGWWTGKINHRVGIFPSNYVTYQPVIYRAVGGRKSDPSAPVRIPFSELVLQEIIGVGGFGKVYRGTWKDQEVAVKAARQDPDEDIKATADSVKQEAKLFSMLQHPNIIKLEGVCLEEPNLCLVMEYARGGTLNRALTGRRIPPHILVNWAVQIARGMQYLHEETVVPIIHRDLKSSNILLLETIENDDIGRKTLKITDFGLAREWHKTTKMSAAGTYSWMAPEVIKCSLFSKGSDVWSYGVLLWELLTGEVPYRGIDGLAVAYGVAVNKLTLPIPSTCPEPFARLMEECWDQDPHIRPSFASILEQLTAIEEAVMATMPQDSFHSMQEDWRVEIQEMFDELRTKEKELRSREEELTRAALQQKSQEELLKRREQQLAEREINVLERELNILIFQLNKDKPNVKKRKGKFKRSRLKLKDGNRISLPSDFQHKITVQASPTMDKRRSLNSTNSSPPSSPTLIPRLRAIQLSHPSDTSRRGSMFVYHQDVDITSECKPPSGFRKKVTLDESNRTWGRSTNYKPEEFEDVKKGFKKKGRTWGPSSVQTKERGNCAERVRPLSDGSSPWSTSLMKAQKSVPLAALFAEQGTNKGEVCSADGSDNKPKQLKFPNQVYIDLPLWKDEQGESQGPAGGGESQEDPTTSTSSTSTTPQHTPTNSLKRTTTRRRTDTVLYGCASILASVALGFDLREVCKSAANEESELREEKKKREGLFQRATRFRRSTSPPGGRTHKDEVTAGPVNLLAMSSISECNSTKCLLQSDFEGSGYNPMNETPASNSQTHQHTDTSDVLPSAPVQDHTSGSNSRLRRKKSSPAVCQTINGNSNFQASPPDSSTTSLKKKADREPAQEKQAPGEPVSRPRPLSLRSKPHSWGLLKNRNKSYSLGHYSGGKSAQNLDMVLPSEVKMGCSLLDMDTEGQKRDCTVPLCRIQSSPSRLSVFALENEFLS; from the exons ATGGATGTTCCCCAGGCCGTTTTCCCAAACGGTGAGGGGCGCCTGAGCCTCCAAGACCATGTCTGGACGGAGTCCTCCAGCTCGGGGGCTTGGGCTCACTCTGCCCCCTTGTGTCCCCGCTCGCTCTGGACCGCGGTGTTTGACTACGAGGCCAGCGGGGAGGACGAGCTCAGCCTGCGGCGAGGAGACGTGGTGGAGGTCCTGTCTAAGGACGCAGCCATATCAGGAGACGAAGGCTGGTGGACTGGGAAGATCAACCATCGCGTGGGCATCTTCCCATCTAATTATGTTACTTACCAACCAGTCATTTATAGAGCGGTAGGGGGTCGCAAGAGTGACCCGTCCGCCCCTGTCCGGATACCATTCTCTGAACTTGTTCTACAAGAAATCATCGGCGTCGGTGGGTTTGGCAAAGTCTACCGGGGGACCTGGAAGGACCAGGAGGTCGCAGTGAAGGCAGCTCGACAGGACCCCGACGAGGACATTAAAGCGACTGCAGACAGTGTTAAACAAGAAGCTAAACTTTTCTCGATGCTTCAGCATCCTAATATTATTAAACTAGAAGGGGTGTGCTTGGAGGAACCTAACCTGTGTCTGGTCATGGAGTATGCCCGAGGAGGGACTCTGAACCGCGCTTTGACGGGGAGAAGGATCCCCCCTCATATCCTCGTGAACTGGGCCGTCCAGATCGCCAGAGGCATGCAGTATCTCCATGAGGAGACCGTGGTTCCCATTATTCACCGAGACCTCAAATCCAGCAACA ttttattacttGAAACAATTGAGAATGATGACATTGGTCGAAAAACCCTGAAGATCACTGACTTTGGCCTGGCCCGTGAGTGGCACAAAACAACCAAAATGAGTGCAGCTGGCACTTATTCCTGGATGGCTCCTGAGGTCATCAAGTGCTCTCTGTTTTCCAAAGGGAGTGATGTCTGGAG CTATGGAGTCCTCCTTTGGGAATTACTGACTGGAGAGGTTCCTTACCGTGGCATTGACGGTTTGGCAGTTGCCTATGGAGTGGCTGTTAACAAATTAACCCTTCCCATTCCATCTACCTGTCCCGAGCCATTTGCCAGGCTCATGGAGG AATGCTGGGACCAGGATCCGCACATCCGTCCGTCCTTTGCTTCCATCTTGGAGCAGCTGACTGCCATCGAGGAGGCTGTGATGGCCACCATGCCGCAGGACTCCTTCCACTCAATGCAGGAGGACTGGAGAGTGGAGATTCAAGAAATGTTTGATGAGCTACGCACTAAAGAAAAG GAGCTTCGTTCACGTGAGGAGGAGCTGACACGAGCAGCCCTTCAGCAGAAGTCTCAAGAAGAGCTGTTGAAGAGGAGGGAACAGCAGCTGGCCGAGCGGGAAATTAATGTGCTTGAGCGCGAGCTCAACATCCTCATATTCCAACTCAACAAGGACAAGCCCAATGTTAAAAAACGAAAGGGCAAGTTCAAACGCAGTCGCCTCAAGCTCAAAGATGGCAACCGCATCAGCTTACCCTCAG ATTTTCAGCATAAAATCACAGTTCAGGCTTCTCCGACTATGGACAAGAGAAGAAGCCTCAACAGCACCAACTCCAGCCCTCCCAGCAGCCCTACACTGATCCCTCGCCTCAGAGCCATTCAGT TGAGCCACCCAAGTGACACTAGCCGAAGGGGCAGTATGTTTGTGTATCACCAGGATGTGGATATCACAAGCGAGTGTAAACCTCCTAGTGGGTTTAGGAAGAAAG TGACCCTGGATGAGAGCAACAGGACATGGGGTCGAAGCACCAATTACAAACCCGAGGAGTTTGAAGATGTTAAGAAAGGGTTTAAGAAGAAGGGCCGCACTTGGGGACCAAGCTCTGTGCAGACCAAGGAAAGAGGAAATTGTGCTGAAAG agtTCGACCTCTTTCAGATGGAAGCAGTCCTTGGTCCACTAGTCTTATGAAGGCCCAGAAATCTGTTCCTTTGGCTGCATTATTTGCAGAGCAGG GAACCAATAAAGGTGAAGTATGCTCTGCTGATGGATCTGACAACAAACCAAAGCAACTGAAGTTCCCCAACCAGGTATATATTGATCTACCTCTGTGGAAAGATGAACAGGGTGAGAGCCAGGGGCCGGCTGGTGGAGGTGAGAGCCAGGAAGACCCAACAACATCCACCAGTTCCACCAGCACCACACCGCAGCACACACCCACCAACAGCCTGAAGCGCACCACCACACGCCGGCGCACAGACACTGTTCTCTATGGCTGTGCCTCCATCCTTGCATCTGTCGCCCTCGGCTTCGACCTGCGAGAGGTTTGTAAGAGTGCTGCTAATGAGGAATCAGAGCTACGTGAGGAGAAGAAAAAACGAGAGGGCCTGTTTCAGCGGGCCACCCGTTTCCGCCGCAGCACCAGCCCCCCCGGTGGCCGCACCCACAAGGATGAGGTTACCGCAGGACCCGTAAACCTACTCGCCATGTCATCGATTTCTGAGTGCAACTCCACCAAGTGCCTCCTGCAGTCAGATTTTGAGGGGTCTGGGTATAACCCAATGAACGAGACTCCAGCTAGCAATTCCCAGACACATCAGCATACAGACACTAGTGATGTTCTTCCCTCAGCCCCTGTGCAAGATCATACTTCTGGATCCAACTCTCGACTTAGGAGAAAGAAGTCAAGCCCTGCTGTGTGTCAGACCA TTAATGGCAACAGTAACTTCCAGGCCAGTCCACCTGATTCCTCCACCACTTCCCTGAAAAAGAAGGCTGACAGAGAGCCTGCTCAAGAGAAGCAAGCCCCCGGGGAACCAGTATCTAGACCCAGGCCGCTTTCCCTTAGAAGCAAACCTCACTCCTGGGGTCTTCTAAAGAACCGCAATAAGAGCTATTCTCTCGGGCACTACTCTGGGGGGAAGAGTGCCCAAAACCTGGACATGGTCCTCCCCTCGGAGGTCAAAATGGGCTGCTCTTTGCTGGATATGGACACAGAGGGTCAAAAACGAGACTGCACAGTTCCCCTCTGTCGAATACAGAGCTCACCAAGTAGACTATCTGTCTTTGCACTGGAGAATGAGTTTTTATCCTGA